The proteins below come from a single Stomoxys calcitrans chromosome 1, idStoCalc2.1, whole genome shotgun sequence genomic window:
- the LOC106093102 gene encoding protein Smaug isoform X2, whose translation MKYTTTNTENQNTTNGGINNNNSNNNNSNPNNIIINSHSHHSHNSVSSNSNPVVLSSPTTTTNASTTNGGSTNTTGNALFCEQVNTVTNLFEKWNDCERTVVMYALLKRLRYPSLKFLQYSIDNTLTQNMGSTSNLSTVVIDMNANNPSYLQNLLNAYKTFHLGDLVDTLSSSSSDKDSMPSCYGSDFQLTHCDERKLYGKKEDILHEVLNMLPLLKPGNEEAKIIYLSLIPLAVKDTIRQIVPAELVQQIFSYMLIHSAISSDDRRSLNGWLRHLEENLQSSNNCASFNVGIPPVPTVQNSNFMPNQSSLMGGLLLENPTMTTSGSSATSSSSSALSISSTASNASVASSFGNLTQNCNSTAISSQSIMGSRNTDWQTIQPPSRQQQQQQQQQQQHQLQQQQQGKTTDWSSLVVTPNSSAINNAVGNSNPPGGGNVANGVSVGVTVGSNNVVVVGTIADQLCDNLNGITLNELASSQNSLGLNIGTSIVDSLGVVDTNNCASLVNGLAAAAASANAASSVATTPSLFGPQTNPIINIINNNNTCSSQLNGIDDHDTSFSKNGTEILDFDPNVNSLNNCDSCSNGSSSNLGQLPPQMGYASILMSNCGDHLDINRWSLDSKFAALKTRRSNSLTTQTISSSASSSNSSVITVNDNCSNSTENLAQFANKPRSFSLSIEHHRGSLTNSGSDTRLDDFKPNYIKFQTRNVGMSSIGLWLKSLRLHKYIELFKNMTYEDMLQISEEYLQSLGVTKGASHKLALCIEKLKERSNHLAKMEHELMSGQLKLQAAVEELANIVLTPMKPIELVAAGDDNVALMFLKIVDLVCTIAQKDPYAVVDDDNISVILWILDRSIHNEAFVNHVNQLKELKFKLSKLKMSLTPKMHHAKNGSNGNLNKPRWNGKTRKCDQKNGSNDRINHRKNSNDMLNFSLSCLQQQHHHNQQFQQQQQHHHNQQLPDYEKYNHGSNNNNNSNNNNANNNNQYKNAAYQNYQHQHFPALPQQHQHQQQQQQQQPQSQQHRRSLNNLIVVSGGVQQPQKMIFQPGQAILSTTSAGGGNDEMSAMDIINQKQQQQQQSRKASLTSINNNNNNLDALQQQHQQHHQPQQSIAGPQHTSSSSAAASAAVASVPKKTMAAVVMVSTDDLMQNSASGAGVNATSSIVVLPPTPQSQHPPPPSTNQSHLYCCPQNGGIVVNSSSLPTLSENYTLLPPAPTTTNNATDVNATKTSVTSNCISNSVNLNDASSLEQLETLCLQMTEQAIN comes from the exons ATGAAATACACAACAACAAATACTGAAAATCAAAATACGACAAATGGTGGCATcaataataacaacagcaacaacaataatagcAACCCCAATAACATCATCATCAATAGCCATAGTCATCATAGCCACAATAGCGTTAGCAGCAATAGCAATCCAGTAGTGCTATCGTCTCCGACGACAACTACAAACGCATCCACGACCAATGGCGGTAGCACCAATACCACCGGGAATGCTTTATTTTGCGAACAAGTGAACACGGTCACCAATCTCTTTGAGAAATGGAACGATTGTGAGCGCACAGTTGTCATGTATGCGCTATTAAAACGTTTGCGCTATCCCAGTTTAAAGTTTCTACAATATTCCATTGACAATACCTTGACACAGAACATGGGTTCTACATCCAATCTAAGCACCGTTGTCATTGACATGAATGCAAATAACCCCTCATATTTGCAGAATTTGCTGAATGCCTATAAGACTTTCCATTTGGGTGATTTGGTCGATACACTGTCCTCGTCATCGTCCGACAAAGATTCCATGCCCTCATGCTATGGATCTGATTTTCAACTAACGCACTGCGATGAGAGGAAACTGTACGGCAAGAAAGAGGATATACTGCATGAGGTATTGAATATGTTACCTCTCTTGAAGCCAGGAAATGAGGAGGCCAAAATCATATATTTATCATTGATACCGTTGGCCGTCAAGGATACAATACGACAAATTGTACCCGCAGAATTGGTTCAACAGATATTTTCATATATGCTAATACATTCGGCTATATCGAGCGATGATCGAAG GTCCCTTAATGGCTGGCTACGTCATTTGGAAGAAAACTTGCAGTCATCTAACAACTGCGCATCATTTAATGTGGGCATACCACCCGTGCCAACCGTGCAAAACTCAAATTTTATGCCAAACCAAAGTAGTCTGATGGGCggtttgttgttggaaaatccCACAATGACCACATCGGGTTCGTCGGCTACTTCATCGTCGTCATCGGCTTTGTCAATATCTTCGACCGCGTCTAATGCTTCGGTGGCTTCATCATTTGGTAACTTGACACAGAATTGCAATTCGACAGCAATATCATCGCAATCGATAATGGGATCGCGCAATACAGACTGGCAAACAATTCAGCCTCCGAGtagacaacagcagcagcaacaacaacaacaacaacagcatcaactacaacaacaacaacaaggtaaAACAACGGACTGGTCATCGCTGGTGGTCACACCAAACAGCAGTGCGATTAATAATGCGGTTGGCAACAGCAATCCTCCTGGCGGTGGCAATGTTGCCAACGGTGTTAGTGTTGGTGTCACTGTCGGCAgcaataatgttgttgttgttggaaccATAGCCGATCAACTCTGTGATAATTTGAATGGTATAACTCTGAATGAACTAGCATCTAGTCAAAATAGTTTAGGACTCAACATTGGGACGAGCATAGTCGATTCGCTTGGTGTGGTCGATACCAACAATTGTGCATCACTGGTCAATGGTTTAGCAGCAGCGGCAGCCTCGGCCAATGCCGCCTCGTCGGTGGCCACCACACCCAGCCTCTTTGGCCCACAAACAAATCCGATTATTAATATAATTAATAATAACAACACCTGTAGTAGTCAATTGAATGGCATCGATGATCATGACACCTCATTCTCAAAGAATGGTACTGAAATTTTAGACTTCGATCCCAATGTTAACTCATTGAATAATTGCGATAGTTGCAGTAACGGAAGCAGTAGTAATCTTGGCCAGTTGCCG CCCCAAATGGGATATGCCTCTATACTAATGAGTAATTGCGGTGACCATTTAGATATAAACCGCTGGAGTTTGGATAGTAAATTTGCCGCTTTAAAAACACGACGTTCCAACAGTCTTACCACTCAAACCATATCCTCATCAGCATCATCCTCTAACTCGTCGGTGATAACTGTTAATGACAATTGTTCAAATTCTACCGAAAATTTGGCGCAATTTGCGAATAAGCCACGCAGCTTTTCTCTTTCGATAGAACATCATCGTGGTTCATTGACCAACAGTGGATCGGATACACGTCTGGATGATTTCAAACCGAACTACATTAAATTTCAAACGCGAAATGTCGGCATGTCTAGCATTGGACTATGGTTAAAGTCATTGCGTCTACACAAATACATAGAGCTCTTTAAGAATATGACGTACGAGGATATGTTGCAGATAAGCGAGGAATATTTACAAAGTTTAGGTGTAACCAAAGGTGCTTCCCATAAGTTGGCTTTGTGCATTGAAAAACTCAAGGAGCGTTCCAATCATTTGGCCAAAATGGAACATGAACTGATGAGTGGCCAGCTCAAGCTGCAGGCAGCCGTGGAAGAATTGGCCAATATTGTATTGACGCCCATGAAGCCAATAGAATTGGTGGCTGCCGGCGATGATAATGTTGCTttaatgtttttgaaaattgtagatTTGG TGTGCACAATTGCCCAGAAGGATCCCTATGCGGTTGTTGATGACGATAACATCAGTGTTATATTATGGATTTTGGATCGTTCCATACACAATGAGGCTTTTGTTAATCACGTTAATCAATTGAAGGAATTGAAATTCAAGCTGTCAAAATTAAAGATGTCTTTAACACCCAAAATGCATCATGCCAAAAACGGCAGCAACGGCAATTTAAATAAACCCAG GTGGAATGGCAAAACTCGCAAATGCGACCAAAAGAATGGTAGTAATGATCGCATTAATCATCGTAAAAACTCCAATGATATGTTGAACTTCTCGCTGAGCTGtttgcagcagcagcatcaccaCAATCAGCAatttcagcagcagcagcaacatcatcATAATCAGCAGTTACCCGACTATGAGAAATATAATCATGgcagtaataataataacaatagcaacaacaataatgcCAACAATAATAATCAATACAAAAATGCAGCATATCAAAATTATCAACACCAGCATTTCCCTGCTTTACCACAACAGCATCagcatcaacagcagcagcaacaacaacagccgcaGAGCCAGCAACATCGGCGTTCTCTCAACAATCTGATTGTGGTATCTGGCGGAGTGCAACAACCGCAAAAGATGATTTTTCAGCCGGGTCAAGCGATTCTATCGACGACAAGCGCTGGTGGCGGCAATGATGAAATGTCAGCAATGGATATCATCAATcaaaaacaacagcagcagcagcaatcgAGGAAAGCCAGCCTAACCTCaattaataataacaataataatttgGATGCtttgcagcagcagcaccaacaGCATCACCAGCCACAACAATCCATTGCTGGCCCCCAACACACCTCGTCATCGTCAGCGGCAGCCAGCGCCGCTGTCGCATCTGTGCCAAAGAAAACAATGGCTGCTGTCGTTATGGTTAGTACCGATGATCTCATGCAAAACTCTGCCTCTGGGGCAGGAGTAAATGCCACTAGTAGCATTGTTGTCCTACCTCCAACACCTCAATCACAACACCCACCCCCACCATCCACAAATCAATCACACTTATATTGTTGCCCTCAAAACGGTGGTATTGTTGTGAATTCATCTTCCTTACCTACGCTGAGTGAAAATTATACACTCCTCCCCCCTGCCCCCACCACAACAAACAATGCCACAGATGTCAACGCAACAAAGACATCTGTCACCTCCAACTGCATCAGCAATTCGGTTAATCTGAATGATGCCAGCAGTTTAGAACAATTGGAAACGCTATGTCTTCAAATGACCGAGCAAGCCATTAATTAA